In Nicotiana tabacum cultivar K326 chromosome 11, ASM71507v2, whole genome shotgun sequence, a single window of DNA contains:
- the LOC107794957 gene encoding CASP-like protein 4C2, protein MRSAQEPNRNGGLMTPSPRPRIQSQFQSTVSVQKNRRFNILILVFRFAAFCFSLASAIFMYTNSRGSGSPQWYHFDAFRFVAIAAAIVALYSLFEIGASVWEISRGATVFPEVVQVWFDFSHDQVFAYMLLSADSAGTALARTLRERDTCTANNAFCVQSDISVALGFAGFMFLGFSSLLSGFRVICFILNGSRFHM, encoded by the exons ATGAGGTCAGCTCAAGAACCGAACCGGAACGGCGGTTTAATGACTCCGTCGCCCCGGCCTAGAATCCAATCTCAGTTCCAGTCCACAGTTTCCGTGCAAAAAAACCGGCGGTTCAACATTTTGATTCTCGTTTTCCGGTTCGCTGCCTTTTGCTTCTCTCTTGCCTCTGCTATTTTCATGTACACCAACTCTCGTGGCTCTGGTTCTCCTCAGTGGTACCACTTCGATGCTTTCAG GTTTGTTGCAATTGCAGCTGCGATTGTGGCTTTGTATTCATTGTTCGAAATTGGAGCGTCAGTTTGGGAAATTTCAAGAGGCGCCACTGTGTTTCCCGAAGTAGTTCAAGTCTGGTTTGATTTCAGCCACGATCAG GTTTTCGCATATATGTTGCTGTCGGCGGATTCGGCGGGAACGGCGTTGGCTCGGACGTTAAGGGAAAGAGACACGTGTACGGCTAATAATGCATTCTGTGTACAATCAGATATCTCAGTTGCCTTGGGATTCGCCGGGTTTATGTTCTTGGGTTTTTCTTCTTTGTTGTCGGGTTTTCGGGTTATCTGTTTCATACTTAACGGGTCTCGTTTTCATATGTAA